The following are from one region of the Sciurus carolinensis chromosome 5, mSciCar1.2, whole genome shotgun sequence genome:
- the Vax1 gene encoding ventral anterior homeobox 1 isoform X2 has translation MFGKPDKMDVRCHSDTEAARVSKNAHKESREIKGAEGNLPAAFLKEPQGAFSASGAEEDCNKSKSNSAADPDYCRRILVRDAKGSIREIILPKGLDLDRPKRTRTSFTAEQLYRLEMEFQRCQYVVGRERTELARQLNLSETQANSEENNGRCKRG, from the exons ATGTTCGGGAAACCAGACAAAATGGACGTCCGGTGCCACTCGGACACCGAGGCCGCCCGGGTCTCGAAGAACGCGCATAAGGAGAGCCGGGAGATCAAGGGCGCAGAGGGGAACCTCCCGGCCGCCTTCCTCAAGGAGCCGCAGGGCGCCTTTTCGGCGTCGGGCGCTGAGGAAGATTGTAACAAAAGTAAATCCAATTCGGCAGCGGACCCGGATTACTGCCGCCGGATCCTGGTCCGAG ATGCCAAGGGGTCCATCCGAGAGATCATCCTGCCCAAGGGCTTGGACCTGGACCGGCCCAAGAGGACACGCACGTCCTTCACGGCGGAGCAGCTCTACCGGCTGGAGATGGAGTTCCAGCGCTGCCAGTATGTGGTGGGCCGCGAGAGGACAGAGCTCGCGCGGCAGCTCAACCTCTCCGAAACCCAG GCAAATAGTGAAGAAAATAATGGACGTTGCAAACGCGGGTAG
- the Vax1 gene encoding ventral anterior homeobox 1 isoform X1 — translation MFGKPDKMDVRCHSDTEAARVSKNAHKESREIKGAEGNLPAAFLKEPQGAFSASGAEEDCNKSKSNSAADPDYCRRILVRDAKGSIREIILPKGLDLDRPKRTRTSFTAEQLYRLEMEFQRCQYVVGRERTELARQLNLSETQVKVWFQNRRTKQKKDQGKDSELRSVVSETAATCSVLRLLEQGRLLSPPGLPALLPPCATGALGSALRGPSLPALGAGATAGSAAAAAAAAPGPAGATSQHPPAVGGAPGPGPAGPGGLHAGAPAAGHGLFSLPVPSLLGSVASRLSSAPLTMAGSLAGNLQELSARYLSSSAFEPYSRTNNKEGAEKKALD, via the exons ATGTTCGGGAAACCAGACAAAATGGACGTCCGGTGCCACTCGGACACCGAGGCCGCCCGGGTCTCGAAGAACGCGCATAAGGAGAGCCGGGAGATCAAGGGCGCAGAGGGGAACCTCCCGGCCGCCTTCCTCAAGGAGCCGCAGGGCGCCTTTTCGGCGTCGGGCGCTGAGGAAGATTGTAACAAAAGTAAATCCAATTCGGCAGCGGACCCGGATTACTGCCGCCGGATCCTGGTCCGAG ATGCCAAGGGGTCCATCCGAGAGATCATCCTGCCCAAGGGCTTGGACCTGGACCGGCCCAAGAGGACACGCACGTCCTTCACGGCGGAGCAGCTCTACCGGCTGGAGATGGAGTTCCAGCGCTGCCAGTATGTGGTGGGCCGCGAGAGGACAGAGCTCGCGCGGCAGCTCAACCTCTCCGAAACCCAG GTGAAGGTCTGGTTCCAGAACAGGCGCACCAAGCAGAAGAAGGACCAGGGCAAGGACTCGGAGCTGCGCTCGGTGGTATCGGAGACCGCGGCCACGTGCAGCGTGCTGCGGCTGTTGGAGCAGGGCCGCCTGCTGTCGCCGCCTGGCCTGCCCGCGCTGCTGCCACCGTGTGCCACCGGCGCTCTGGGGTCCGCGCTGCGCGGGCCTAGCTTACCCGCCCTGGGCGCGGGCGCCACCGCGGGCTCGGCAGCCGCCGCAGCTGCCGCCGCCCCGGGCCCCGCGGGCGCCACATCTCAGCACCCGCCGGCTGTGGGCGGCGCTCCGGGGCCCGGGCCCGCCGGGCCGGGGGGACTGCACGCAGGAGCGCCGGCCGCCGGCCACGGCCTCTTCAGTCTGCCGGTGCCCTCGCTGCTTGGCTCGGTCGCCAGCCGCCTGTCCTCCGCCCCATTGACAATGGCCGGTTCGCTAGCCGGGAATTTGCAAGAACTCTCCGCCCGGTATCTGAGCTCCTCGGCCTTCGAGCCTTACTCCCGGACCAACAATAAAGAAGGGGCCGAGAAAAAAGCGCTGGACTGA